The following are from one region of the Lujinxingia vulgaris genome:
- a CDS encoding DUF1127 domain-containing protein: MSQICERPAAVRNPGESVPGRTSRTLTERAIRIFEAPVVWMERWEHRQKLRQMDDRILRDIGLSRADIYREARKPFWRA, translated from the coding sequence ATGTCGCAGATTTGCGAAAGGCCGGCTGCTGTCCGGAATCCTGGAGAGAGTGTGCCTGGGCGTACAAGCCGGACATTGACTGAACGTGCCATCCGCATTTTCGAGGCACCTGTTGTCTGGATGGAGCGCTGGGAACATCGACAGAAGCTGCGTCAGATGGATGACCGGATACTGCGGGACATTGGTTTAAGCCGTGCAGATATCTACCGGGAAGCGCGCAAGCCCTTCTGGCGCGCATGA